From Terriglobia bacterium, one genomic window encodes:
- a CDS encoding GlsB/YeaQ/YmgE family stress response membrane protein, with protein MHLLWWIIVGLVAGWATGKIMKGSGYGALMDIVIGIVGAIVGGFIMRFLGFAGQGGLIYTILVAILGAVILTAVIRHLKK; from the coding sequence ATGCATCTCTTATGGTGGATTATTGTCGGTTTAGTTGCTGGGTGGGCCACAGGCAAGATCATGAAAGGTTCCGGCTACGGGGCTCTGATGGACATCGTCATCGGCATCGTCGGAGCGATCGTCGGGGGCTTCATCATGCGCTTCCTGGGATTCGCCGGTCAGGGTGGGTTGATTTACACTATCCTCGTCGCCATCCTGGGTGCGGTGATCCTCACGGCCGTTATTCGACATCTTAAAAAGTGA
- a CDS encoding aquaporin, translating into MKKYLAEFIGTFTLVFFGCGTAVVAGKNVGFLGIAFAFGFALIAMAYGIGPISGCHINPAVSLGVFTAGRMDGKDLVGYIVGQILGALAAAGVLATIANGLLAGYSVTGSGLGQNGWGEGYLGGYSLTAAIVFEFVATLLFLIVILGSTQTGAPTQMAGLAIGITLVVIHILGINITGVSVNPARSLGPAVWVGGRALSQVWMFLLVPSLAGIVGGVLYRSGVLAAFPSGSGAK; encoded by the coding sequence ATGAAGAAATATCTGGCTGAGTTCATTGGAACGTTCACGCTTGTTTTTTTCGGATGTGGAACTGCCGTGGTGGCTGGTAAAAATGTTGGATTCCTGGGGATTGCGTTTGCATTCGGCTTCGCCCTGATCGCCATGGCCTATGGAATCGGACCGATCTCCGGGTGCCACATCAATCCGGCCGTCAGCCTCGGTGTCTTTACCGCCGGACGCATGGACGGCAAAGACCTGGTTGGTTACATCGTCGGCCAGATTCTCGGGGCCCTTGCGGCGGCCGGAGTGCTGGCGACGATCGCGAATGGCCTTCTTGCCGGATACAGTGTTACTGGGAGCGGCCTGGGGCAGAACGGCTGGGGCGAAGGGTACCTGGGAGGATACAGTCTGACCGCGGCGATTGTTTTTGAGTTTGTCGCCACCCTGCTTTTTCTCATTGTGATCCTGGGTTCAACCCAAACGGGCGCGCCGACTCAAATGGCAGGTCTTGCCATCGGTATCACGCTGGTGGTGATCCATATCCTCGGGATCAATATTACCGGTGTATCCGTCAACCCGGCCCGCAGCCTGGGACCCGCCGTGTGGGTGGGGGGACGAGCCCTTTCGCAGGTGTGGATGTTCCTCCTGGTTCCCAGCCTGGCAGGCATCGTCGGAGGAGTGCTCTACCGGTCCGGGGTCTTGGCTGCTTTCCCCTCAGGCAGTGGAGCGAAGTAG
- a CDS encoding xanthine dehydrogenase family protein subunit M: MRAFEYFAPQQIADVIHTLSKAGGNAQVCAGGTDILGRLKDGVDTPDMLVCLKTLPEMRYVRETADGVRIGALTTLSTIEEDPIIRKSFPLLVEALYVTAAPQIRNQATLGGSICQRPRCWYLRGPFDCLRKGGAKCFAVDGENKYHAILGGHLCYIVHPSDSATALMALNASAKVQGSKGEKTVPLEKFFVGPEVNIMKENILEDDEILTEVFVPAPPAGARGAFSKSRERQSYDFALASAAVQCTMKNGVCADARIVLGGVAPIPWRALEAEEELRGKKLDPKTIERAAAAAVRKAKPMAQNAYKVDLTRQLLAKSLSQIMA; this comes from the coding sequence ATGAGAGCTTTTGAATACTTTGCGCCACAACAAATTGCGGATGTCATTCATACCTTGAGCAAGGCTGGAGGGAATGCTCAGGTATGCGCCGGCGGCACCGACATCCTCGGACGATTAAAGGACGGGGTGGACACACCGGACATGCTGGTTTGCCTGAAGACGTTGCCGGAAATGCGTTATGTCCGAGAGACCGCCGATGGCGTCCGGATCGGGGCGCTGACAACACTCTCGACGATTGAGGAGGACCCGATCATTCGGAAGTCATTCCCGTTGCTCGTCGAGGCCCTCTATGTCACCGCCGCGCCGCAGATCCGCAACCAGGCCACGCTGGGCGGTTCGATCTGCCAGCGTCCTCGATGCTGGTATCTGCGCGGACCCTTTGATTGCCTGAGAAAGGGAGGGGCGAAATGTTTTGCGGTGGACGGCGAAAATAAGTATCACGCCATCCTGGGCGGCCATTTGTGTTACATCGTGCACCCTTCAGACAGCGCGACCGCGCTGATGGCTTTGAATGCTTCGGCGAAAGTTCAGGGCTCCAAGGGTGAAAAGACTGTTCCTTTGGAAAAATTCTTCGTCGGTCCTGAGGTCAACATCATGAAGGAGAACATCCTCGAAGACGACGAGATTCTCACCGAGGTCTTTGTCCCTGCGCCACCGGCAGGCGCCCGCGGCGCGTTCAGCAAATCCCGCGAGCGGCAGTCGTATGACTTCGCCCTGGCTTCGGCGGCGGTTCAATGCACGATGAAGAACGGCGTGTGTGCCGACGCGCGCATCGTGCTGGGCGGGGTTGCTCCAATTCCCTGGCGCGCTCTCGAAGCCGAAGAGGAATTGCGAGGAAAGAAGCTGGATCCGAAAACTATTGAGCGAGCCGCTGCAGCCGCGGTGCGGAAGGCCAAGCCCATGGCCCAAAACGCCTACAAGGTGGATCTGACACGGCAATTACTGGCCAAATCGCTCTCCCAAATAATGGCGTAG
- a CDS encoding xanthine dehydrogenase family protein molybdopterin-binding subunit, producing the protein MIDDEKTQKPIPPGQDQEYEESEVNIEGRRVIVRTRKVPPLPDWTKTEIVGQPVPRVDGVDKVTGRAKYTSDIQLPHMLYAIAVRSELPHARVKSISAEKALAHPGVHAVLLPKDVERYIMGNPFAGTLPLLTLEPKYTGEEIAVVAAETEFQAEDAARLVQVEYEPLPFVLDPEVSMSDKSPVKFFPEGNFTGGGFGQRKIGQPSVHTRGDLEAGFKEADHIFEETFRTEPQQHACMEVHGTVAFWDGDHLTVWESTQGVFGVQEEISRVFKLPMNDVRVIGTHMGGGFGSKGGAGKQTMLAVLMARRTGRPVKMVLSRNEDFMGVYRPASIQHYKVGVKNDGRLTAIDMKSINAVGAYLSGSMWGNSSPMTQQMYACANVRAEDNAVFTNTPPPGAMRGPSNVQNAWGLEQLMDLIAHKLNMDPVELRIRNDVKTDQVTHQPYHSKGLTECFQLGAEKFHWDEKRRRPNDPAGTKKYGVGMASQIWGGGGGPPATAIVKINQDGSINLLTGAADIGTGTRTVMSQICAEELGVPVDRIHVTNADTETTPYTLPSYGSITLASSGPAVRSAANDAKRQLLDLAAGSLGVKPEELSSKDGFIFVTAQPDKRMKFDAAAGAMPERTLVGRGYRGPNPKGQSLNAFGAQFCEVEVDTHSGEVKVLKFVAAHDSGRVINPHTFASQVKGGITMGTGYALSERRLIDKNTGVPVTASLLEYRPPTSLDAPVDIEVYSVDVPYTANNIGAKGVGEPPLIATAPAIANAVFHATGVRVKSNPITPEKIVEGLKSLGSRT; encoded by the coding sequence ATGATCGACGACGAAAAGACGCAGAAACCGATCCCGCCCGGGCAGGATCAGGAATACGAAGAGAGCGAAGTCAATATTGAAGGCCGGCGGGTCATCGTGCGGACGCGCAAGGTGCCGCCCTTGCCCGACTGGACGAAGACCGAGATCGTGGGCCAGCCGGTCCCGCGTGTCGATGGCGTCGACAAGGTGACGGGCCGCGCCAAGTACACCTCCGACATCCAGTTGCCGCACATGCTTTACGCGATCGCCGTCAGGAGCGAGTTGCCGCACGCCCGTGTGAAGAGCATCTCAGCTGAGAAGGCGCTGGCTCATCCCGGAGTTCACGCCGTTCTGCTTCCGAAGGACGTGGAGCGATATATCATGGGCAATCCCTTCGCCGGGACTCTCCCCCTGCTGACCCTGGAACCGAAATACACCGGAGAGGAGATCGCCGTGGTGGCCGCCGAGACCGAGTTCCAGGCCGAGGACGCCGCGCGCCTGGTTCAGGTCGAATACGAGCCCCTCCCATTTGTCCTCGATCCGGAAGTCTCCATGAGTGATAAATCGCCGGTCAAGTTCTTTCCCGAAGGCAATTTCACCGGAGGCGGATTCGGCCAAAGAAAAATCGGCCAACCATCGGTTCATACCCGTGGGGATTTGGAGGCCGGCTTTAAAGAGGCCGACCACATCTTCGAAGAAACGTTTCGCACTGAACCCCAACAACATGCCTGCATGGAAGTCCATGGAACCGTGGCCTTCTGGGATGGAGATCACCTGACGGTGTGGGAGTCGACGCAGGGCGTATTTGGAGTGCAGGAAGAGATCTCGCGCGTTTTCAAGCTACCCATGAATGATGTCCGGGTCATCGGCACTCACATGGGTGGCGGATTTGGCAGCAAAGGGGGCGCCGGCAAACAGACGATGCTCGCTGTCCTCATGGCCCGGCGCACAGGGCGTCCCGTGAAGATGGTGCTTTCACGGAATGAGGATTTCATGGGGGTGTACCGGCCCGCCTCCATCCAGCATTACAAGGTCGGAGTGAAGAACGATGGCCGGCTCACCGCCATCGACATGAAATCCATCAACGCCGTGGGAGCCTACCTGAGCGGTTCGATGTGGGGCAATTCGAGTCCCATGACGCAGCAAATGTACGCCTGTGCGAATGTCCGGGCTGAAGACAACGCCGTGTTCACGAACACTCCACCTCCGGGGGCGATGCGCGGCCCCAGCAACGTACAGAACGCCTGGGGGCTGGAGCAGTTGATGGATCTGATCGCTCATAAGTTGAACATGGATCCCGTCGAGTTGCGAATTCGCAACGACGTCAAGACCGACCAGGTCACTCACCAGCCTTACCATAGCAAAGGCCTGACGGAGTGCTTCCAGCTCGGCGCCGAGAAATTTCATTGGGATGAGAAACGGAGGCGGCCCAACGATCCCGCCGGCACCAAGAAATACGGCGTCGGCATGGCCTCGCAGATCTGGGGCGGAGGCGGGGGTCCACCGGCGACCGCGATCGTCAAGATCAATCAGGACGGCTCCATTAACCTGTTGACCGGGGCCGCCGATATCGGCACCGGCACGCGCACCGTCATGTCTCAAATCTGCGCGGAGGAGTTGGGCGTGCCCGTCGACCGGATTCATGTCACCAATGCCGACACGGAAACCACGCCGTATACGTTGCCGAGCTACGGGTCCATCACTCTCGCTTCGAGCGGTCCGGCGGTGCGCTCGGCCGCCAATGATGCCAAGCGTCAATTGCTCGATCTGGCGGCAGGCTCCCTGGGAGTGAAGCCGGAGGAGCTGAGTTCCAAGGACGGGTTTATTTTCGTCACTGCTCAGCCCGACAAACGGATGAAATTCGACGCGGCGGCCGGGGCGATGCCCGAACGCACGCTGGTGGGACGAGGCTATCGCGGACCGAACCCCAAGGGTCAATCCCTGAACGCCTTCGGTGCACAGTTCTGCGAAGTGGAAGTCGACACGCACAGCGGCGAGGTCAAGGTGTTGAAATTTGTTGCGGCCCACGATTCGGGGCGCGTCATCAATCCTCACACCTTCGCGAGCCAGGTCAAAGGCGGGATTACGATGGGGACGGGATACGCGCTTTCAGAACGGCGCTTGATCGACAAGAATACCGGTGTTCCGGTGACCGCCTCGCTGCTGGAGTACCGGCCTCCCACCTCGCTGGACGCTCCCGTGGACATCGAGGTGTACAGCGTCGATGTTCCATACACGGCGAATAACATCGGCGCCAAGGGCGTCGGCGAGCCTCCACTGATCGCCACGGCGCCCGCCATCGCCAATGCCGTTTTCCACGCCACCGGCGTGCGCGTGAAGTCAAATCCCATCACGCCCGAGAAGATTGTCGAGGGGTTGAAGAGTTTGGGAAGCAGGACGTAG
- a CDS encoding (2Fe-2S)-binding protein codes for MKELSMPEEVANQSKSGEFSLTRREFVATVGTAAATTAVLSTVDLGVIDTPLLAAETPQVDKFHSMIMLKVNGETHRLVVDNRAVLADVLRNDLGLTGTKIGCSRGECGACTVVMDGRAHYSCSVLALDAQHSEIETIEGLAKGDQLHPLQAAFIKHDAMQCGFCIPGQLMALKAAIGRNPDLSREQLRYAISGNVCRCGCYSNILDAAVEAQTAMKKA; via the coding sequence ATGAAGGAGCTCTCCATGCCTGAAGAAGTAGCAAATCAATCCAAGTCTGGTGAATTCTCTCTCACGCGGCGCGAATTTGTGGCGACGGTCGGCACCGCGGCGGCGACCACGGCAGTGTTGTCGACCGTGGATCTTGGCGTCATCGATACTCCCTTGCTGGCGGCGGAGACCCCGCAGGTCGACAAGTTCCATTCGATGATTATGCTGAAGGTCAACGGCGAGACGCACCGTCTGGTGGTCGACAACCGGGCCGTGCTGGCGGATGTGCTGCGCAACGATCTGGGCCTGACCGGCACCAAGATCGGCTGTTCACGCGGTGAGTGTGGGGCCTGCACCGTCGTCATGGACGGCCGCGCGCATTATTCCTGCTCGGTGCTGGCCCTCGACGCCCAACACAGCGAGATTGAAACCATCGAGGGTCTGGCAAAAGGCGACCAGTTGCATCCCCTCCAGGCGGCTTTCATCAAGCACGATGCCATGCAGTGCGGGTTTTGCATTCCCGGCCAGTTGATGGCCCTGAAGGCCGCCATCGGGCGTAATCCCGATTTGTCGCGGGAGCAGCTGCGTTACGCCATCTCCGGGAACGTCTGCCGGTGCGGCTGCTATTCCAACATCCTCGACGCCGCCGTGGAGGCGCAGACCGCGATGAAGAAGGCTTGA
- a CDS encoding Fic family protein, with protein sequence MKPFQPEQLPIETIEWKSLIPQIGKANRAIAGFEGVLYSVPNPDVLLSPLTTQEAVISSRIEGTQANLEEVFKFEAGEEVADESRRLDIQEIINYRRALFRAEEMLKEKPLGLNTLLELHNILLDSVRGYNKGRGRFRTTQNWIGKHGTPIEQADFIPPSPMFLMNHLSNWEKYYHAEERDPLVQLAVVHAQFEIIHPFIDGNGRIGRMLIPLFLSEKKLLSRPSYYLSAYFEAHRDEYVQGMRELGSPGSWTRWVSFFLTALIAQAEVNSAKARAIQDLYDGLKARVIGLTRSQFAIPMLDRLFERPIFRSSDLTSREDMPSTPMVMSMLRSLKQAGILKVVREGSGRRPQVLALALLINLCEGKEVL encoded by the coding sequence ATGAAACCTTTTCAGCCGGAACAATTACCCATCGAAACCATTGAATGGAAGTCGCTTATTCCACAGATTGGGAAAGCAAACCGAGCGATTGCTGGTTTTGAAGGTGTTCTTTACAGTGTTCCCAATCCCGATGTCTTGCTATCCCCGCTCACCACACAAGAGGCGGTCATTTCCTCCCGGATTGAAGGGACCCAAGCGAATCTAGAAGAAGTGTTCAAGTTCGAAGCTGGCGAGGAAGTGGCAGATGAGTCTCGTCGCTTGGATATCCAGGAAATAATCAATTACCGCCGTGCCCTTTTCCGAGCTGAGGAAATGTTAAAGGAGAAACCCCTTGGTTTGAATACGCTACTCGAACTCCATAATATATTGCTTGACAGCGTCCGGGGATATAACAAAGGACGTGGAAGATTCCGAACAACTCAGAATTGGATTGGCAAGCACGGCACTCCAATCGAGCAGGCCGACTTCATTCCGCCATCCCCCATGTTTCTCATGAACCATCTTAGTAATTGGGAGAAGTATTATCACGCAGAGGAACGCGATCCCCTGGTTCAATTAGCTGTAGTTCATGCCCAGTTCGAAATCATCCATCCGTTTATCGATGGAAACGGCCGGATTGGTCGCATGTTGATACCACTGTTTCTCTCCGAGAAAAAACTCTTAAGCCGCCCCAGTTATTACCTCTCGGCCTACTTTGAAGCCCACCGCGATGAGTATGTACAGGGAATGCGAGAACTCGGGTCCCCTGGGAGTTGGACTCGATGGGTCTCTTTTTTCCTTACTGCTCTCATCGCACAAGCCGAAGTCAACTCTGCGAAAGCCAGAGCCATTCAAGACCTGTACGATGGGCTCAAGGCTCGGGTAATTGGTCTCACTCGTTCCCAATTCGCGATCCCGATGCTCGATCGACTTTTCGAGCGTCCCATTTTCCGCAGTAGCGATCTGACCTCGCGCGAGGATATGCCGAGCACCCCCATGGTCATGTCCATGTTGAGGAGTCTGAAGCAAGCCGGTATTCTTAAGGTGGTTCGAGAAGGGAGCGGGCGTCGACCACAGGTGCTTGCTTTGGCACTGCTCATCAATCTCTGCGAAGGCAAGGAAGTTCTGTAA
- a CDS encoding NADH-quinone oxidoreductase subunit C: MVGQNVIILATPSLIDICKFVRENEVMPCDYLVDVTAVDYPSREKRFDVVYVLHSFKTNERVRLKVYVAENETIPSVTSLWPTANWLEREVFDMFGIKFTGHPDLKRILLPEGWKGHPLRKDYHIQQMDDEWVKANLNIETGQ; encoded by the coding sequence ATGGTCGGTCAAAACGTCATCATATTAGCCACCCCATCGCTCATCGATATATGTAAGTTCGTGCGCGAAAACGAAGTCATGCCCTGCGACTACCTGGTAGACGTCACGGCCGTCGATTATCCATCCCGCGAGAAACGCTTCGATGTGGTCTATGTCCTCCACTCGTTCAAGACGAATGAGCGCGTGCGCTTGAAGGTCTATGTGGCCGAAAACGAAACCATCCCCAGCGTGACCTCTCTTTGGCCAACCGCCAACTGGCTGGAACGGGAGGTGTTCGACATGTTCGGGATCAAGTTCACGGGTCATCCCGACCTGAAACGGATCCTCCTGCCGGAAGGATGGAAAGGGCATCCCCTTCGCAAGGATTATCACATTCAGCAGATGGATGACGAGTGGGTGAAAGCGAATTTGAATATCGAGACCGGGCAGTAG